In Prionailurus viverrinus isolate Anna chromosome D1, UM_Priviv_1.0, whole genome shotgun sequence, the DNA window GGGGTCACGGACCCCTCAGGGAATCTGCTCACACATCCACGTATGTGCACAAAATGTGGGGGCCTGGATGGAAGCCTGGCTCCCCCCTGCTTGGCCAGCCAGCCTGCCCACCTCCTCCACCAACAGGCTCTGGAGCTCCCGCTGGCAGTCCTTCATGCGCTGCCGGTCGGCGCTGTCCACCACCCAGATGAGGCCGTCGGTGCTCTCAAAGTAGTTCCGCCAGTAGGACCGCAGGGACTTCTGGCCGCCCACATCCCAGATGTTCAGCTTGAATCTGGGCGGGAACGGGGTGGCCAGAGGGTCAGCCTGGCCCCTCACCCGCCCTCCCTGCCCTACTCTGGGCCAGCCCGCTGCAGGGCCCCCACTCACCCCCGGTGTTCCAGGGTCTTAATGTTGAAGCCCAGTGTCGGGGAGATGGTGTCGATGTCTTCCCCGTTGAACTTCTTGAGGATGGTTGTTTTGCCAGCATTGTCCAGGCCTCTGGGGCACACCAGGTTAAGGAGAAGTCACCGTGCTCTGCCCAGGGTGGTGACATCACCGCCGTGCCCCTCTTTTAGGGGACCAAGCGTTTCCCGCCACGTATCAAATGAGTTGAGCACGTGCCTGAGCCCCAAGTTATCGGCCCGTGAGAAATGGGAAGGTatcaagaaataaagattttatcaTCTCGTCCTGACCGAAGATTCCTTCATTCGCTctacaatatttattgaatactgacTATGTGCCGGGCCCTCCTctggtgctgggggggggggggtaccccAGAGTCAAAGTCCCCACCCTGTGCACCTTCTAGTCCAGTGTAGAGACAGGCGACAGAGTGCAAACAAATGAGAATCAAGGTACCGTCAGCTCCTGGTGAGTAAGGAATGCAGCTAAGAGGCTTTCGGGGAGGGCCTTTGCAGGAGCTTCTGTTAGCTCGGGCACCCCTCTCGGGGTCTTGGGCTGAGGCCCAAACGATAATAAGCCAGCTTTCCAAAGGGCTAAgggaagagcattctaggcagagggaacagcaggagcAAATATCTGGAGGTAGCCAGCCTCACCTTTCTGTTTCTGGAACATTCCAAACCCTCTGCTGCTGAGTGCGCAAACAAATGGGAACCACACTCCTCTGTCCTTCCAACGCTCGAGGGGGCTTGCAGCTGGGAGCGGGCCCAGGAGACTCAAACCAGTGGAATGAGGGGGAACCAAGAAGTTCTCCTGAGACCCAGCCTTCACCTCCGATTATCCAACTCCAACTCCAACTCCATCATCCCCTGGATCATTCCCATCAGCAGACAGGCTGGTGTCTCTCCCACCTTAGGAGAAGCAAACGTCACCCTCTCTTGATCCCTTCTCCCTCTTATTCCTTTACTTCCTTCCCTTGACAGCAAATCTTCTCAAAACCATTGTTTGTAAGCACCCTCTCCAATTTCTGCCTTCCTGCTCGTTCTTGAGGCTTTTGCTGCCACTGCTTCCCTGAAACAGCTCTTACCAAGGTACCTAAACACCTCGTGTTCTTCTCCTGCTGGGCAGTAACCAGGCCTCGTCTTCCCGCACCATCAGCAGCACCTGACACAGtggcctgccccctcctccactgcCTCACCTGGTTCTCATCGCCCTGACCTCTTATCTAGGTAAGCTCGGTCCTTTCCTCTGTCCACACTCATCCCTTAGAGCTCTCACCCAGGACCATGGCTTCAGATaccatctgggttttttttttcttttttaagcttattttaattttaagagcacatgccaaaaaaaaaaaaaagagcacatgcacaagcagggaagggacagagagagagagggagagaatcccaagcaggctctgcactgccagtgcagagcccgatgtggggctcgaacccaggaaccaagagatcgtgacctgagcccaaatcgagagccggaagctcaatcaactgagccacccaggtgccccgcaaataCCACCTTTATGCGAATGACTCCTAAAAGTACACATCCCACCCAGCTGCTCCCCTGGACTCAGTCCCTCTCTTCAGCTGCCCATCTGGCACTTAGAGGATGTCTCAGAGGCATCTTCCGTGGCCAAACCTGAGTTCTCCTCTTTCTGAACCTGCTCCTTGCCCCCCTTCCCCATCTCAGCAAGTGGTTCCTCATTCTTCGAACCGCTCTGGCCAGAAACCCCAGAGTCAGGCTTGACTTggctctccctctcactttgtGCCCAATCCAGGAGCGATTCCTGCTAGGCCTGTAGGCAAAATGTTCCCCATCTTCCATCacctccctgcttccaccctgATCCAAGCCATCATCCTATCTCGCCTGTGGCGGAGCAATGGCACACCTAACCTGAGATCATGCTTCCTCTCCACACTTCTCATCGAAAGgaaaagccaaaaaccaaaaGGCTCTTCAGTCCCCTCTGTCTTCATCTCGTAATCTAGTAATCACTCTCTCCAGCCACACTGCCCTCCTTGACATTCTTTTGAACACACCCGTTGAGTTCCTCCTTCCAGACCTTTGCGCTCAGTTCCTTTTGCGTCAACAAATTTCCCTAGATATCCACGTGATTCAGTCCTCACCGCCTCATCTTTACTCCACTGTCAATTTCTCCATTGTGGCCTTCATTGACCACTTTATTTAAACtgcatttccccccccccccccatacgtccTATACAGCTTACCTATTTGCTTTCTCCCCACAGCATTATGGACCGTCCAAGACGGTGGGGTTTGGTTTTGCTGTTTTACCCCAGCCCCTAGGAGAGTGCCtagtacatagtaggcactcagtaaatatttaattggATGGGTGGATTCTCGGCGCCTTTCTAAAAGAGAGCTTTTTAAAAGAGACATGATGGGACTATTATAGTTATGTCTACACTTAAATGTCTTTTCTCCCCTGCTAGGGGAGCTCTGGGTGAAACCCGCCCAGCTCCGGGATCGCGGAGTCCCGACGCGGCCAGGATAAGAGGGGGCAGAAGGCGTGCAGGCGCCTGTTAACGGGACTCGGAAGGTCGGCGGGGCCCTCGGGCCTACACGCAGTCAGcctggggaagggacaggagatAACGACCGGCCGCGGGGCCACACAGACGGGCAGCTGGACACAGGAATGAAAACAACCCGAGGCGTCTacacccgcctcccccccccccccacgaggGCGGGGCCCGCACGCCCCCGGGATTCCGACCTtgagggcggggccggggtcTGGCACCCTCGGACAGGGGAGGAAGGTCAGAGCCAGGGAGGACAGCGGCCTCACGCTCGGGCCAGACCGACGGGTGGTGGCATCCGAGTCGCCTCcggccctcctccccgccccctgcatAGGGATATCTAGTCTAGCCGCTGCGCCTGTAGGCCCTCACCTTTGGCCTTGGCAACGGAGACCCCCCGCCCCGAGCCGGTGGTACGACCTCCtcacgcccccccaccccgctagAGCGATTGGTAGGGCCCACGTGCGTGACGCACAATGGGCAGTTGGTACGCGCCGGCCGCGCACCCCGCGCCCGGTAGGGGGCGCCTGGCACCGCCCGCCTGGCGGGGCCCCCGCTACCCTCGCGGCTCCGGCGTCCAGGAGGATACAGCATGAGCAGTCGCAGCTCCCGCTCTTTCTGCTTCATCTTCTTCAGAATGGTCAGAAGCCCCATGGTCCCAGTAGCCCCCTCCCGGCCGCCGTTTCTTCCTAGTCCCGggacccctctccctgctcctatTGGCTATCACGCCCACCGACAGCGCAACCTATTGGTCGGCCTGTTGCTGGGTCCCGCCCTCGCTCCCACGTGACCGCGAAGCTGCCTGGCGGTGGGGCCGAGATGGTCCCTCTAGCGGTGCTAGGGGCTTCTGCGGGGCCACCTGCGTTAACCCTTCGCTTCCCGAGGGCTTGGGGGACGAGGGCACCGCCATTCCTTCTTCCCCAGGAACCCAGACTCGGCCAGGAACGGAAACCTGGATTGTATCTTGGCTGCACAGGGGGTAGGAGTTGTGACTCAGGAGTCGGAATCGACAGCCCCAGGGATGTTGACAAGCTCGTCCGGGGGCCAGTGTAAGGCCCTGTTCCCCGGAAACATGACCCAGGTCCTGCTCATCTTAGGTCTCGGCATCATTCTAAACCTGCCAGTTACAGGGCCTCCCCTTTTCCCCGTCTCCTGGACTCGCAGAGGGTGGGCCGGGGATTCTTCGTCGCGGGCGAAAATGCCCCCTAGGGGCCGTTTCGAAATGTGCGGGAGCATTTTGGGCTTGTCCCAATGACAAGATACAGTTCCTGTTGTTTAGATGACACAAAGAGTTGTTCTGCCTCGGATGCCCATCATTTCTCGTTTGAGAAGGACTGGTCTTCATTTTGCCAGTGAGAATATTGAGACGCACACGATGGTTAGCACAATGACTGGCGTATGGTAGTtactcaatcaatatttgttattgaatgaatgactgtCCCAAGAGTTTGGTTCTTTACCTTAGCGCTCAAGTCCTGaagaagtgaagaaaatgaggccAGGGCCAGGCAAACTGTAAAGTCAGAAGGGTGAGCTAAGCTTATGGTCTTATTTTGAGCCCTTGCCCCATCCCACTGCAGGGTAAATGTGAGTGGGTAACAGAGTAGGTTCTGACTGGTGCTGGGGAGAGAACAGTCAGGCACAAGCTGAAGATAATGGCTGATTTCTGTGTGATTTGTTTATAAAGCTCGTCACCTTTTCTACTTCACTCTCCTGGCAACCCTGAGAGGTTTCTTTTTTGTAGATAGTGAAGTCCAGAGAACTTGAGAAGCTGGGGCAgcactttatcatttttttaatatatatatttttaacgtttattcactttttgagagaccgagacagagtgtgagcaggacagggacagagagagagggagacacagaatccaaagcaggctccagactctgagctgtcagcacagagcccgactcgggctcgaactcacaaaccctgagatctcaacctgagccgaagtcggatgcttaaccggctgagccaacTTGGGCAGCGCTTTAAACTCAgatccgggggcacctgggtggctcagtcggttgagcggctgacttcggcccaggtcatgatctcgcggtctgtgagttcgagccccatgtggggctctgctgacagctcggagcctggagcctgcttcggattctgtgtctccctctctctctgcccctcccccactcatgctctgtctctctctgtcaaaaataaataaaccttaaaaaatatatatgaaaaaataa includes these proteins:
- the ARL2 gene encoding ADP-ribosylation factor-like protein 2, translating into MGLLTILKKMKQKERELRLLMLGLDNAGKTTILKKFNGEDIDTISPTLGFNIKTLEHRGFKLNIWDVGGQKSLRSYWRNYFESTDGLIWVVDSADRQRMKDCQRELQSLLVEERLAGATLLIFANKQDLPGALSSNAICEALELDSIHSHHWCIQGCSAVTGENLLPGIDWLLDDISSRVFTAD